GCAGGGCTGatatgaaaaaaatgcagatacAGAAATCTGGGAGTGGGTACAGAGGGAATCACCTCAATCCACCTTTTGGTTCACCTGGTCCTGAGATTGCCGCTGCACCTGGGTGGGGATGGAATCGTCCTCCCCATCGGTCATCTGAGTGGAAAACTAGGAGAAACGAGGCAATTTGAAGGGACCAAAACCGAGAAGGGAGAGTAAATGAAGGGAGAATGGGTGTGAGGGAAGCAGCCACTCACCTGAGAGCCGCCGAGCCCTTTGCTGCGCTTCCGCTGCGACATTTCTCACAGCAGTTCTGAGAGGAAAACAAGCACTGGGAGGGCTAAAACCGCGATGGGAGCGTCTCTAAGGCCTCTCCCCGCGTCCCACCCTCAGCAAGGCCGCAGAAATTCCTTCAAGGCCCGGCCAACGACCCGACCCGGCCACGAACCATCCCCGACCACGCTCCGACCGCGACTGCGCCAGCCCCGCCCAAACCCGCCAACCCCATCAGGGCAAGCCGGCTTCCCATTGGTCCACCTCCCTCTCGCCCCGCCCATCACCCCATCGCAGCGTCGCGATTGGTCGCGAGGCGGAGGTCGCCCCGCCCCCTTGCGTCCGCCAGGCGAGTCTCGCGCTCCacctcccccctcccctcagGTGGCGAAAAAGGCGGGAAAAGTCTCGCGGCCCCCCACTCCCCTCACGGCGGGGAAATGGCAGCAAAGCGGTGGAAAAAACGCAGAACACCCAAAAATGACTCGCAGTGGTGCATTTGTACCCTCCCTTGGCCTTAACAGCCGTTATTGGAAGCACCTGTGCTGCCGCCACCACCTGTAACGCGCTGCCAGGTGGAGGAAGAGGTGGCAAAATGGCGGCGGGGGCTGAGGGGAGCTTGGTGCCTGTATCCACCCCCAGCCCAGTAATGGGATAttgggggcaccccaaaatcccagagaaacCTTTATGTGAGGTGCTCAAACTCACCTGTACAGCTGAGAGTGGTGTGAAGGGTAAGGCTTATGGCTTGGGGAGCCACCCTCTGTCTTTTGGGGGTGAAcaagggggttttggggaggtgTGGGACCTCAGGAATTGTTTGGGGTGTCCAaagtggtttttggggtgctctggAGGGTTGGGAGGGCTCATATAGTGTCAGTACCCAATGGGGCATTGGGTACTATAGGGATTAGAGAGGCTCTCAATAATGGGATGCAGCCCCAATGCTGAGCACTACCCTTGACCCCAATTTTGAGGTTCATTAAGTGGCTGAGCATTAAATCTGCTGAGTCAGCTGTAAAAACAGGGTACCCTCTATCATAGGGGGGCTCTACAACCCCACTcaccccccaaaactcccacaGGGACGTGGGGGAACCCGAAAAGCCTCCACATTTCAACCTCCTACTTGAGAGACCCCTCAAAGCACACCTACAGCACCCCTGTTCCCCCAGATCTTCTATTTCTAAAATAGAGCTTTTTTAAACCACTTGTccattaaatataatatttttatttaatttgtagATGCCTCAAAACTGCATGGCCGCCTCCAAGGTCTCCGACAGCTTCGTGGCGATTTTCTCTGTGGGATGGGGGTGATCAGGAAATTGAAGGGAGGTGGTCAGGGAGGTTTGCGGGGGGGTCAGGAAAATGGGGTGTCTTCACTTACGTGCtcttttttgcagttttttcctcctttttccagctgcctgcagcccctgcccctggaATAGAGGGGGGAGCGCAGCCAcctcctccaggctgggggCTCGGGGCACCGGctcccccccagagccccccgaCTTCACCCGGGGCTTCAGCTCCACTGTCATCGTGCCAAGCTGTGGGGGGGACAAATattaaccccaaaaaaccccccaaaaatccccccaaccTCAGCAAATCCCTTCCCACCTCCAGGTCGCCGCTGTCGTCCTCCATggcttctccttccccttcctcctccgGGGACAGCTCGAGCCCTGTCACCGTCACTGGGACAGCTGTGGGGGGGGTCCAGGTGAGTTTTAGGGGGATCCAGGtgagttttggggggtccccgaGGGGGATGGGAGAGGGGTTCAGGTGTTTCTCACCTGCCAGGGCCTCGGCATCACCCCGTTCCAGAGCTTCCAGGTCCAGTGCTGgccccagtgctggcaggatTTGGGCCTCGAGCTGCACCCCCTGAGATTTGGGGGGGTGGGTGTAGTAGGTGATCTTGCCACTGTGCAAAAAAGGGGGGTCAGGGTGTGGGGAGACCCCTTCCTGTCTCCAAAAATAGAGCTCAGGGTATAGGgggaccctgcagcccctcccaaATGGGGTAACGGGGTTGAAAGATGCCTCCAGTCCCCAAAAAGGGAATCACAAGGTGTGAAAGAACAGCTCTGAAGCCTGAAAAAGGGGATTCAAGATGTGTGGGAGACCCCACAGTCCCCCAGAAAGGGGTCCCAGGGTCTGAAAAAACCCCTTTGGTTCACAACAAAAGGCTCAGAAAGTGTGGCAAGACCCCTCGTGTCCCTAAAAATGGGGTCAGGGCATAGGGAGACCTTGTAGCCCCCCCATAAAATGGGGTTAGGCTGTGTGGAAAAACCTCTCCTGGGCCCAAAATGGGGTCAGGGTGTATGGGTACCCTCCTCAGCCCTCCAAAAAAGGGGTGAGGGTGTGGGAAGACCCTTCCACCCACCCAAAAAAGGGGGTCAGGCTGTGGAAACCCCTCCACCCACCCAAAAAAAGGGATCAGGGTGTGGAAACCCCTCCCAACTCCTCAGAAATGGGCTCAGGGTGAGGAaacccctcccagcccctcagaaACAGGTTCAGGGTGTGGGAagacccctcccagccccccaaaaaggGGGGTCAAAGTGGGAAACCCACCCCCAACCCCTCCAAAATGGGGTGAGGGTGTGGGAAGACCCTTCCACCCACCCAAAAAAAGAGCTCAGGGTGTGGaaacccctcccagtgcccccaaaaAGGGGCTCAGGGTGTGGAAACCCCTCTCAACCCTCAGAAACAGGTTCAGGGTGTGAGAAGACCCTTCCACCCACCCAAAAAAGGGGGTCAGAGTGGGAAACCCACCCCCAACCCCTCCAAAAATGGGTGTGGGCATGAGAAGACCCTTCTACCCACCCATAAAAGGGGGTCAGGGTGAAGAAACCCCTCCCCAACCCCTCAGAAACAGGTTCAGGGTGTGgaaacccctccccagcccctccaaaaTGTGGTGAGGGTGTGGGAAGACCCTTTCACCCACCCAAAAGAGTGAGTCGGAGCAGGAAAACCCAACCCCAACCTCTCCAAAAAGGGGTGAGAGTGTGGGAAGACCCCTCCACCCACCCTAAAAAACGGGGTCAGGGTGTGGAaacccctcccagcccctcagaaACAGGTTCAGGGTGTGGGAAGACCCCTCCAAGTCCCCCAGAAAAGAGAGTCAGAGTGAAGAAACCCTTCCCAACCCCCTAGAAAGGGGTTCAGGGTGTGGGAAGACCCCTCCAACTCCCCCAAAAAAGGGGGTTAGAGTGGGAAACCCACCCCCAACCCCTCCAAAAAGGGGTGTGAGCATGAGAAGACCTCCAAAAAAGGGGGTCAGTGTGAAgaaacccctcccagtcccccccaaaaaagggagTCAGAGTGGGAAACCAACCCCCAGGTGCTCCAAAAAGGGGTGAGGGTGTCAGAAAACCCCTCCACCCACCCAAAAAAGGGGGTCAGGGTAAAGAAACCCCTCCCAACCCCTCAGAAACAGGTTCAGGGTGTGGGAAGACCCCTCCCAAGCCCCCGAAAAAAGGGAGTCAAGAGTGAAGAaacccctcccagccccccaaaatgGGCTCAGGTTGTAGGGACCCCCTCCCCAGAAGttccctgtcccccccagacCTGGTCCAGTCGCGCAGCAGGGCCGTGGCGGCCGCGTTGGCATCCGGGAGCCCCCCCGGGCGGAGCCGGCCCTGCCGCCGGGCCAGGTGTGCCAGGAACTGCAGGGGGTCAGGGCAGGGGGGCACCCCATAGAGCTGGCTCAGCTGGGGGGCAGGAaaagaggggtttggggggtgggCACAGCGGGGActggcaccctgtgccaccctcgGGGGCCGAAATGGAAATGGCCAAAGTGGGGTGGTGGGTCCCCCTGAAATaacctcccctcctccccagtgTTGAGCCACCCCTTaatccaaattttgggggtcACTGAATCTCCTGAAGAGCTGAGATGGAAAGATGGGGTGCCCCGAAATTAGGAATGTTGCCTTGCTACCAGGTCAGGTGGGACAGAACCTGCAGgggggcactgcagctgggacaaAAATTGGGACAAAACCCCATGGAATTGGAGCTGGCTCAGCtgtggggggacacagaggggtttgggaaggtGGGCACACCGGGGACTGTCACCGTGTCCCACTGTCGGTGGCCAAAATGGGCTGGAAATGCCCAAAGTGGGGCAGAGTCCCCCTGAAATAACCTGCCCTCCCCCTGGGCAGTGGGCAGCCCCAGTGTTGACACCCCCTtaatcccaattttggggggtcaCTGAGTCCCCCAAAGAGCTGAGTGCTAAATCTGCTGAGTCAGCTGGAAAAACGGGGTCCCCCCAAATTCAGGGCACTGCCATGGGGATGGTGATCCCCCCCACATCCCCCAGCCCCCCTGGGGGTCTCCATTACCTGCTGGGGGGGGCAGCGCTGCAGGATGGCGCAGGCCGGGCTCAGGGGGTCCCGCAGGCGCTGGGGGGCCAGGGCCCCCCTCAGGGGGGCGGCAGCCGGGGGGTCCCCCGAGTCCAGCACCACCCCCGGGCAGTCCAGGAGCCGGATGTGCCCGTCCAGCTGCACGGCCTGCAGGCACCTGGGGGCGGGGCCGAGTGACACACCCTGGGGGGGGGGCTGTGTGCCACACCCACACCTGGGCAGGGTCTGTGTGCCACACCCACACCTGGGCAGGGTCTGTGTGCCACACCCACCACacctgggcagtctgtgccatACCCACCGCacctgggcagtctgtgccacACCCACCGCacctgggcagtctgtgccacACCCATCCGTACTTGAGCAAGGTCTGAGTGCCACACCCACACCTGGGTGGGGTCTGTGCCACACCCCCACCTGGGCAGGGTCCCCCCAggctccagccacagcccccccACCCTACAGAGGTGACCCCACCCCCCCAGGTGGGCTCACCTGGTGACCCCGGGCGTGGCGCCCACCCCGCAGGCGCGGCTGCGCTTGAGGCTGTTGATGAGGCTGCTCTTGCCCACGTTGGGGTaccctggggaaggggctggagtcagggggagccccaaaacacagcccccaTTCAACCCCAGCCCCCCAACTgtccccccaaagcccccactCCCCGCTCAGTTATTTCACAGTGCACTCAaccccagccccccaaaatccccccataTTCCCCCAGtaccccaaagcccccagccccactcactCATCACACCCCGCTATTTCACAGCCCCCCATGATCCTCCTGCCCCCTACTCCTCCcacagcccccccaaacccccctcacACCCCAACCCTCCATTTcacagccccccaaacccaaaccttcTCTCACACCCCAACCCTCCATTTCACAGCCCTCCtcaacccccaaacccccttttaCAGCCCAGCCCTCCCTTTCACAGTCCCCCATGTTCCCCTGTCCCCCAATCCTCCcacagcccccccaaaccctccctcaCACCCCAGCCCTCCATTTCTCAGCCCCCTCaacccccagccccccaaattGCCCCTCACACCCCAGCTCTCCCTTTCATAGCACCCACTCAAATCCACAACCCTCCCTCACACCTCAACCCTCCCTTTCACAGCCCCCCATGTTTCCCCTGacccccactcctcccacagcccccctaaacccccccccaccccaactCCCCCTTTCATAGCCCCCACTCAAATCCGCAACCCCCCCTCACACCCCAACCCTCCATTTCATGGCCCCCCTCAACCCCCAgtcccccaaaccctcccttaCACCCCAATCCCCCCTTTCACAGCTCCCttcaaaccccaaaccccctcttACACCCCAACCTTCCCTTTCACAGCCCCCACTCCACCCCagcccccccgtgcccccccagcccctcactgacCCACGACCCCCACGGTGATggagcccctgccctccccgcAGCGCCCGTAGTTCCTCAGGATGTGCAGGAGGTTCTCGGCCCCCACGCAGGCGCCCCCGGCCAGAACATCCTTGGGGGCTGTGTCCGCTGGCATCCGGCTCTGCTTCTGTGGGGCACAGATtgggggggtcagggggaccccctgccctgagccccccatACCCCCAGAACCGCCTGCACCCACCAGgttctggctctgctgctgcgTGCACGCCTTGAAGGCCACGGTGGGGAATTCGTTCCTCAGGTGCTTCAACCACGCGGCCACCACGTCCTGCGGCACCAGGTCTGTGCAGGGGGACGCACACGGCTGTGTGACGCACagggggaccccccaaatccgcGCTGGGACCCCCCCAGATCACACACAGTTCCCCCCTCACCGATCTTGTTGAGGACGAGCACGAGGCGCTGCTGGGGCCGCAGGGCGCCCTCGAGCCGGGGGCTGCGGCAGCCCTGGGGGTCCCGGGCgtccagcacctccagcaccacGTCAGAGGCCGTCAGCACCTGCCAAAATCGGGGTTCAGATGGGGGGAaaagaccccccaaaaatccc
Above is a genomic segment from Ammospiza caudacuta isolate bAmmCau1 chromosome 32, bAmmCau1.pri, whole genome shotgun sequence containing:
- the GNL3L gene encoding guanine nucleotide-binding protein-like 3-like protein, giving the protein MTRSRRQVEKSRKKRVQALRARVGIKKDPGVPQLGRFAAFAEQQSKTRQRRPLKGQQRSHLAVHLADALQRQQRFQSQEKEEEDEEPPQPPQDEASLRHFGRELRKVLTASDVVLEVLDARDPQGCRSPRLEGALRPQQRLVLVLNKIDLVPQDVVAAWLKHLRNEFPTVAFKACTQQQSQNLKQSRMPADTAPKDVLAGGACVGAENLLHILRNYGRCGEGRGSITVGVVGYPNVGKSSLINSLKRSRACGVGATPGVTRCLQAVQLDGHIRLLDCPGVVLDSGDPPAAAPLRGALAPQRLRDPLSPACAILQRCPPQQLSQLYGVPPCPDPLQFLAHLARRQGRLRPGGLPDANAAATALLRDWTSGKITYYTHPPKSQGVQLEAQILPALGPALDLEALERGDAEALAAVPVTVTGLELSPEEEGEGEAMEDDSGDLELGTMTVELKPRVKSGGSGGEPVPRAPSLEEVAALPPLFQGQGLQAAGKRRKKLQKRAQKIATKLSETLEAAMQF